One genomic segment of Plasmodium vivax chromosome 9, whole genome shotgun sequence includes these proteins:
- a CDS encoding hypothetical protein, conserved (encoded by transcript PVX_092980A), with protein sequence MPRTCKNGQDCRKYKSYENVEDKNISIFQPILLVGMIFMFYIFYFRIFKRRYDVNNENYRRKLNNKNISSKPVISLCLNDIVLKITGNNVHIVESSLEPFNKLCAISELFVIAQISNDVQEKNIIDLFKKLGLFDKGLKEHRLMFCTTSNGRASMIRQLCPLTHVDNDETVIKTLTGKIPNVVQIYGNLNTTDPSNFFTSLQAFTQVICAVASVEGIN encoded by the coding sequence ATGCCTAGGAcgtgcaaaaatgggcaggattgtagaaaatataaatcatatgaaaatgttgaagataaaaacatttccatttttcaacCAATACTGCTAGTTGGAAtgatttttatgttttatattttttactttcgtatatttaaaagaagatatgatgtaaataatgaaaattatcgaaggaaattaaataataaaaatattagcaGCAAACCAGTTATTTCCCTATGCCTAAACGATATAGTGTTAAAGATTACTGGCAACAACGTACACATAGTTGAAAGCTCCTTAGAACCATTTAATAAATTGTGCGCAATTTCAGAACTCTTTGTAATTGCTCAAATTTCAAATGATgtacaggaaaaaaacataattgacctttttaaaaaattgggcTTGTTTGATAAAGGCCTGAAAGAACATCGTCTAATGTTTTGCACAACGTCAAATGGAAGAGCATCGATGATACGTCAGCTGTGCCCACTTACTCACGTCGATAATGATGAAACTGTAATAAAAACGTTAACAGGGAAAATTCCAAATGTTGTTCAAATATATGGAAATTTAAATACCACTGACCcttcgaatttttttacttccctACAAGCCTTTACCCAGGTTATATGTGCTGTTGCATCCGTCGAAGGTATAAATTAG
- a CDS encoding protein kinase domain containing protein (encoded by transcript PVX_092985A): MKDDNEDIISRNFLKQRIKNVKSILVKENEMPKIDQIFKYELKSNFTEINDLLYYVNGIIYKNADTFQKLILLYSYDDNNDYNTSNVKQNTFVYLLKQKIKFREKYKNENYVDYLKTNPLIFIDTLNKLLIVPGISFEFKVYNFDEKVNKYFIRKSDIKSNTLYNPCFIKSRNGHFKNIIKVSRKADKSSRKSDKKSDQKGEKQNDKQSGKQSGQPNGKQSGQPNGKQSGQPNEQHIESYFEKKNTLQNSKIEEAKCELEITHIDDDTDKKQNGEISRKMELTGDGNCKNDHNSAAPAAASDDEMKEGDKRERKKRKSVNTTCILERNSSAQYNKKYKTNNTSNGVNKESSETVCSNGLKGKAEDGEGVEDVEVTEVTAEDEGEGEEEQEDEEEEKEREEEYEYESSRNDDSGSGKSTHFFYNLVNEYEVYINNVKCYLVFDLMSCYKNLDIMKKLKKNLEELKKPNNVFKEIINKKTFKSSRDKIEFIKRFKKMIIPNFRIEKIRKQRNHLIIIELMSKIQNSLIIKRLYQELTNKVNLHDLIKNAVQLFTKSVENMKNESVKKFYLSMINTYFQNNNLSAVDFKNLVQLFKKKEEHLKNEEFYNLFQNDLNYLEKNKKQCDEIEAKINSLKYLILESILKEKQLERSVNRLLLNHEQSKYGYFYKVDQSDENTLDTTEYGKLLENFSKEPINFYTILNKRNLDKHAYHDIRNFNYKKKNNDEEALKHDATTSSPNQVNKSIRTSCENCKLDAEGEEENQTEDKSKKNEHASSGAKDQKRDSNSSGNAKKSPNNQCANLKEKIKKGINKNDNRNMPKQEAQNGEKEPPDNCNNQGDHYKGKIKKTNGDDKNQENNQHNKKINCSQIVESKNTQNSSTTINNGKKNEACKEENGRNKKKDSAKNCTHKGKKEAAFKKSSSCENKKQANFKEKYKNHEEEMPSEYETECERDIIRSTCEKKNFTFANDKQEKINNEIFYKVFEQYPYSFFSKSVKNYNLILNENKEESELSWLTMLKKKTHNKSILPPSRDTFRDGTHFSNCRATEHTLKFFLSLLSLLTKSDIDINLKQYLKKNIQFLNTELFSMKLNLDKKRAILEKRLDHFNFQENSEFSFYNPLKMNIRMMNLIGRGGFAEVWEVFDSINLEMYAAKIHKIEPSMTNEIKNKIIQRAENEINIHIHCHRHIFIVKLEFFFVFGSATNLLVGMELCDIDLDKYIKYHGPINELLALCWVKQILLGLLYMKTLPTGKVHHCDLKPANLLIKDGIIKISDFGLAKLILPDTYQYYNGGGTLYYQPPECLRNKKNLLITDKIDIWSLGCILYEMLFCERPFQFNYLEKCSKELLVNKMKRGLSYPKINQQISEVTLNYIQYLLNFDYEFRPSIEEALAYPIFNFFRIP, encoded by the exons atgaaagacGACAATGAAGATATTATATcgagaaattttttaaaacaaagaataaaaaatgtgaaaagcaTTTTAGTTaaggaaaatgaaatgcCTAAAATTGATCAAATCTTCAAATATGAACTGAAATCAAATTTCACGGAAATAAATGACCTACTATATTACGTGAATGgaattatatacaaaaatgcaGATACATTTCAGAAACTCATATTGTTGTATTCCTATGACGACAATAACGATTACAACACCTCCAATGTTAAGCAAAACACCTTTGTGTACTTActgaagcaaaaaattaaatttagagaaaaatataaaaatgaaaactatGTAGACTACTTAAAAACAAATCCGTTGATTTTTATTGATACGCTTAACAAATTACTGATCGTACCAGGCATAAGCTTCGAATTTAAGGTGTATAATTTTGACGAAAAGgtcaataaatattttatcagaAAATCAGATATAAAAAGTAACACCCTGTATAACCCCTGCTTCATTAAATCGAGGAATggccattttaaaaacatcatCAAAGTTTCGAGAAAAGCAGACAAAAGCAGCAGAAAGAGTGACAAGAAGAGTGAccaaaaaggcgaaaagcaaaatgataaGCAAAGTGGCAAGCAAAGTGGTCAACCAAATGGCAAGCAAAGTGGTCAGCCAAATGGCAAACAAAGTGGTCAACCAAACGAACAACACATTGAATCctattttgagaaaaaaaacacactgcAGAACTCCAAAAT TGAGGAAGCAAAATGTGAACTTGAAATTACCCATATAGACGACGACACAGACaagaagcaaaacggagaAATAAGCCGAAAAATGGAGCTAACTGGTGACGGTAACTGCAAAAATGATCACAATTCCGCTGCCCCTGCTGCGGCTTCTGATGATGAAATGAAAGAAGGGGATAAAAGGGAACGGAAAAAGCGAAAGAGTGTCAACACGACCTGCATCTTGGAAAGAAACAGTAGCGCGCAAtacaacaaaaaatataaaacgaaTAATACGAGCAACGGAGTGAATAAGGAGAGCAGCGAAACTGTCTGTTCGAATgggttaaaaggaaaagcggaAGATGGCGAGGGCGTGGAGGATGTGGAAGTTACAGAAGTAACCGCAGAAGACgaaggggagggagaagaggagcaggaagatgaagaagaagagaaggagAGGGAAGAAGAATACGAATACGAAAGTAGCCGCAATGACGACAGCGGTAGCGGTAAAAGCACCCACTTCTTTTACAATTTGGTGAACGAATACGAAGTATACATAAACAACGTCAAGTGCTACCTAGTGTTTGATTTAATGagttgttataaaaatttagacattatgaaaaaattaaaaaaaaatttggaagagTTGAAAAAGCCAAACAACGTTTTCaaagaaattattaacaaaaagaCATTTAAATCGTCTAGGGACAAAATTGAATTCATAaaacgatttaaaaaaatgattatccCTAATTTtagaattgaaaaaataagaaaacaaAGGAACCACTTAATTATTATCGAATTAATGTCAAAGATACAAAACagtttaataataaaaagactATACCAAGAATTAACGAACAAAGTCAATTTGCatgatttaataaaaaacgcGGTTCAGTTGTTCACCAAATCTgtagaaaatatgaaaaatgaaagtgtGAAGAAGTTCTACCTAAGCATGATTAATAcctattttcaaaataacaATTTATCTGCTgtagattttaaaaatttggtgcaattatttaagaaaaaagaagagcatCTAAAAAACGAGGAATTCTATAATTTGTTTCAAAACGATCTAaattatttagaaaaaaacaaaaaacagtGTGATGAAATAGAGGCGAAAATTAACTCCCTAAAATATCTAATCTTAGAATCCATactaaaagaaaaacaattaGAAAGATCAGTAAATAGACTACTCCTAAATCATGAACAATCAAAGTATggttatttttacaaagttgACCAGAGTGATGAGAACACTTTGGACACTACTGAATATGGAAAACTACTCGaaaatttttccaaagaaCCCATCAATTTTTATACCATTCTGAATAAAAGGAACCTGGACAAGCATGCATATCATGACATAAGAAATTTtaactacaaaaaaaaaaataacgatgAGGAAGCGTTAAAACACGACGCAACCACGTCAAGTCCCAACCAAGTAAATAAAAGCATCAGAACGTCTTgtgaaaattgtaaattgGACGccgaaggagaggaagaaaaccaGACAGAAgacaaaagcaaaaaaaacgaacacgCCAGTTCCGGCGCCAAAGACCAAAAGAGAGACAGTAACTCATCAGGTAATGCAAAGAAATCACCAAATAATCAATGTGCAAAtctaaaggaaaaaattaaaaaggggattaacaaaaatgacaatCGTAACATGCCCAAGCAAGAGGCCCAAAACGGAGAAAAAGAACCACCTGATAATTGCAACAACCAGGGGGACCATTACAaaggcaaaattaaaaaaacaaacggtGATGATAAAAATCAAGAGAATAACCaacacaataaaaaaattaactgcTCCCAAATTgtggaaagcaaaaatacGCAAAATTCAAGCACAACAATtaataatggaaaaaaaaatgaagcatgtaaggaagaaaatggtcgcaataaaaaaaaggattctGCAAAGAACTGCACACAcaaaggcaaaaaggaagcagcatttaaaaaatcaaGCAGctgcgaaaataaaaaacaagcaaattttaaagaaaaatataaaaaccatgaagaagaaatgcCAAGTGAGTACGAAACTGAATGCGAAAGAGACATCATTAGGTCTACatgtgaaaagaaaaactttACATTTGCCAATgataaacaagaaaaaataaataacgaaatattttacaaagtaTTTGAGCAATACCCCTACAGTTTCTTTTCCAAATCTgtcaaaaattataatttaattttaaatgagAATAAGGAAGAATCCGAATTATCCTGGTTAActatgctaaaaaaaaaaacgcataatAAATCTATTTTGCCACCAAGCAGAGACACATTTAGAGATGGCACGCACTTTTCCAATTGCCGTGCAACGGAACATAcgttgaaattttttttgtcccttttaTCCCTATTGACCAAGAGCGATATTGACATCAATCTGAAGcaatatttaaagaaaaacattcAGTTTCTAAATACGGAACTATTTAGTATGAAACTAAACttagataaaaaaagggccatACTGGAAAAACGACTAGACCATTTCAATTTTCAAGAAAACTCAGAATTCTCCTTTTACAAcccattaaaaatgaatatacgTATGATGAATTTAATCGGAAGAGGAGGATTCGCAGAAGTGTGGGAAGTTTTCGACTCCATAAATTTAGAAATGTATGCGGCcaaaattcacaaaattgaaCCCAGCATGAccaacgaaattaaaaataaaatcattcaAAGGGcggaaaatgaaataaatatccATATCCACTGCCATAGacacatttttatagtaaaattagaatttttttttgtttttggaTCTGCAACGAACTTACTAGTTGGAATGGAATTATGCGACATCGACTTAGATAAGTACATCAAATATCATGGCCCAATTAACGAACTCTTAGCGCTATGTTGGGTTAAACAAATATTACTTggtttattatatatgaaaacGTTACCCACAGGGAAGGTTCATCACTGTGATTTAAAACCCGCTAATCTGTTAATAAAAGAtggaataataaaaatatctgACTTTGGACTAGCTAAACTGATTTTACCCGATACTTATCAGTACTATAACGGGGGGGGGACTCTATATTATCAACCACCGGAATGcttaagaaataaaaagaatctGCTCATCACAGACAAAATTGACATATGGTCACTAGGATGTATTTTGTATGAAATGCTTTTCTGCGAAAGGCCCTTTCAATTTAATTATCTTGAGAAATGTTCCAAAGAGTTGTtagttaacaaaatgaaaaggggttTAAGTTACCCCAAAATTAACCAACAAATTTCAGAGGTAACCCTAAATTATATACAGTACCTGCTAAATTTTGATTATGAATTTAGGCCCTCCATAGAGGAGGCCTTAGCCTAcccaatttttaatttttttcgtatacCTTAA
- a CDS encoding tryptophan-rich antigen (Pv-fam-a) (encoded by transcript PVX_092990A): protein MVSYLYITLLILSFAFLLIHASTNDLELENASDDVVEVEDPSNDGLELEEENFDENSGDDETLLDATPEDDFALTDLPIEDDEEVNETLDGGESLGEVSTEDMETEDGSTDDTETEEGLPGDMEGEEEAGDMEAGEEAGDLEAGEETGDLEAGEETGDLEAGEEAGDLEAGEETGDLEAGEETGDAETEEGATGDAETENGATVYVDTEDSSADGAEKVHVPAQENVQPADSNDALFGSILDKDIIFDHIKDFEPLFEQIVAGTAKHVTGQELPMTPVPLPVAEEPAQVPAEELDATPEDDFALDVTESPEEVELVLDEEATEEESTEVGPTEEGPTEELDATPEDDFALDETAEGETEETVEGEETEEAAEGEVSEETPEGEEELEATPEDDFALDGTALEETEETVEGEETEEAAEGEETEETAEGEVSEETPEVEEELEATPEDDFALDETLGEETEETVEGEETAEGEETVEGEETVEGEEELEATPEDDFALDGTTLEETEETAEGEETVEGEETVEGEETVEGEEAAEGEEELEATPEDDFQLEEPSGEGEGEGEGEGEGEGEGEGEALVAVPVVAEPVEVVTPAQPVKPMVAPTADETLFVDILDNDLTYADITSFVPLFKQILKDPDAGEAVTVPSKEAPVQVPVAVEPAQEVPTEELDATPEDDFELEGTAEAPEEGELVLEGEGEPTEEEPTEGEPTEGEVPEEELEATPEDDFELEEPTGEEVEETVEGEETAEGEEELEATPEDDFQLEEPTGEEVEVEVEEPAEEVEAEGEPGEEEVQEEVPEEELEATPEDDFQLEEPTGEEVEVQEEEAVEEGVEVEGEPGEEEVQEEEVVEEGVEVEGEPAEEEVQEEEVVEGVEVEGEPAEEEVQEEEVVEEVEAEEPVEEKPKVEELKPVETPKEAKLAVPADTKTELTVAGPMSYDALFALIVDGDLTHEAIKRYEDVFKQLLKDPEARRLLEQQQQQPQPQPQPQKPVEVPQEVEEVEEVPAEVEEVEEVPAEVEEVEEVPAEVEEVEEVPEEVEEVEEVPAEVEEVEEVPAEVEEVEEVPEEVEEVPEEVEEVEEVPEEVEEVEEVEEVEVPAVVEVEVPAVVEEEVPEEVEEEEEEEEPVEEEDVLQLVIPSEEDIQLDKPKKDELGSGILSILDVHYQDVPKEFMEEEEETAVYPLKPEDFAKEDSQSTEWLTFIQGLEGDWERLEVSLNKARERWMEQRNKEWAGWLRLIENKWSEYSQISTKGKDPAGLRKREWSDEKWKKWFKAEVKSQIDSHLKKWMNDTHSNLFKILVKDMSQFENKKTKEWLMNHWKKNERGYGSESFEVMTTSKLLNVAKSREWYRANPNINRERRELMKWFLLKENEYLGQEWKKWTHWKKVKFFVFNSMCTTFSGKRLTKEEWNQFVNEIKV, encoded by the exons CtaattttatcttttgcttttcttttaattcatgCTTCAACA AACGATTTAGAATTGGAAAATGCTTCTGATGATGTTGTAGAGGTGGAGGATCCTTCAAACGACGGTTTAGAATtagaagaggaaaattttGATGAGAATTCAGGTGATGATGAAACTCTTTTAGATGCTACCCCCGAAGATGACTTTGCCTTAACAGATTTGCCAATTGAAGACGATGAGGAAGTCAACGAAACGTTAGATGGAGGTGAATCATTAGGAGAGGTTTCCACTGAAGATATGGAAACAGAAGATGGCTCAACAGATGATACGGAAACAGAAGAAGGACTACCTGGTGATatggaaggagaagaagaagctggcGATATGGaagcaggggaagaagctggTGATTTGGAAGCAGGGGAAGAAACTGGCGATTTGGAAGCAGGGGAAGAAACTGGCGATTTGGaagcaggggaagaagctggTGATTTGGAAGCAGGGGAAGAAACTGGCGATTTGGAAGCAGGGGAAGAAACTGGAGATGCGGAAACTGAAGAAGGAGCAACTGGAGATGCGGAAACTGAAAATGGAGCAACTGTGTATGTAGACACAGAAGATAGTTCAGCTGATGGAGCAGAAAAAGTACATGTTCCTGCTCAAGAAAATGTACAACCTGCCGATAGTAATGATGCCCTCTTTGGAAGTATTTTGGATAAAGATATAATTTTTGATCATATTAAAGATTTCGAGCCACTATTCGAACAAATTGTGGCGGGTACTGCTAAACATGTTACGGGACAAGAATTGCCAATGACACCTGTACCATTACCAGTGGCAGAAGAGCCCGCGCAAGTACCAGCGGAAGAATTAGATGCCACTCCAGAGGATGACTTCGCATTAGATGTTACAGAATCTCCCGAGGAAGTAGAATTAGTATTAGATGAAGAGGCAACTGAAGAAGAATCAACGGAAGTGGGACCAACGGAAGAAGGACCAACCGAAGAATTAGATGCCACTCCAGAGGATGATTTCGCATTAGACGAAACTGCAGAAGGAGAAACAGAAGAAACTgtagagggagaagaaacagaagaagctgcagaaggagaagtatCAGAAGAAACtccagaaggagaagaagagttAGAGGCAACTCCAGAGGATGATTTCGCATTAGATGGAACTGCATTAGAAGAAACCGAAGAAACTgtagagggagaagaaacagaagaagctgcagaaggagaagaaaccGAAGAAactgcagaaggagaagtatCAGAAGAAACTccagaagtggaagaagaatTAGAAGCCACTCCAGAGGACGATTTCGCATTAGACGAAACTCTAGGAgaagaaacagaagaaactgtagagggagaagaaactgcagaaggagaagaaactgtagaaggagaagaaactgtagaaggagaagaagagttAGAGGCAACTCCAGAGGATGATTTCGCATTAGATGGAACTACATTAGAAGAAACCGAAGAAactgcagaaggagaagaaactgtagagggagaagaaaccgtagagggagaagaaaccgtagagggagaagaagctgcagaaggagaagaagagttAGAGGCAACTCCAGAGGATGACTTCCAATTAGAAGAACCAtcaggagaaggagaaggggaaggagaaggggaaggagaaggggaaggagaaggagaaggagaagcgttAGTAGCAGTGCCAGTAGTGGCCGAACCGGTAGAAGTAGTGACTCCTGCTCAGCCTGTCAAACCAATGGTCGCTCCAACGGCAGATGAAACTTTATTCGTTGATATCTTAGATAACGATTTAACGTATGCAGACATTACATCCTTTGTGCCATTATTTAAACAAATCCTCAAGGATCCTGATGCAGGAGAGGCTGTAACAGTACCATCAAAGGAAGCACCTGTACAAGTACCAGTGGCAGTAGAGCCCGCGCAAGAAGTGCCAACGGAAGAATTAGATGCAACTCCAGAGGACGATTTCGAATTAGAAGGAACTGCAGAAGCTCCAGAGGAAGGAGAATTAGTAttagaaggagaaggagaaccAACGGAAGAAGAGCCAACAGAAGGAGAGCCAACAGAAGGAGAAGTGCCAGAAGAAGAATTAGAGGCAACTCCAGAGGACGATTTCGAATTAGAAGAACCaacaggagaagaagtagaagaaaCCGTAGAGGGCGAAGAAactgcagaaggagaagaagagttAGAGGCTACTCCAGAGGATGACTTCCAATTAGAAGAACCaacaggagaagaagtagaagTAGAAGTAGAAGAGCCAGCAGAAGAAGTcgaagcagaaggagaacCAGGAGAGGAAGAGGTACAAGAAGAAGTACCAGAAGAAGAATTAGAGGCAACTCCAGAGGACGACTTCCAATTAGAAGAACCaacaggagaagaagtagaagtacaagaagaagaggcaGTAGAAGAAGGAGTAGAAGTAGAAGGAGAAccaggagaggaagaagtacaagaagaagaggtaGTAGAAGAAGGAGTAGAAGTAGAAGGAGAGCcagcagaggaagaagtgcaAGAAGAAGAGGTAGTAGAAGGAGTAGAAGTAGAAGGAGAGCcagcagaggaagaagtacaagaagaagaggtaGTAGAAGAAGTAGAGGCAGAAGAGCCAGTGGAAGAAAAACCAAAGGTAGAAGAATTGAAACCAGTAGAAACACCAAAGGAAGCGAAATTAGCAGTGCCAGCAGATACAAAGACTGAGTTGACAGTTGCAGGTCCTATGAGCTACGATGCATTATTTGCACTCATTGTAGATGGAGATTTGACGCATGAGGCCATTAAGAGATATGAAGATGTATTCAAACAACTGCTCAAGGATCCAGAAGCCAGAAGGTTGTTAGAGCAGCAACAACAGCAACCACAGCCACAACCACAACCACAGAAACCTGTAGAAGTACCACaagaagtagaagaagtagaagaggTACCCGCAGAAgtagaagaagtggaagaggtaCCTGCAGAAgtagaagaagtggaagaggtaCCTGCAGAAgtagaagaagtggaagaggtaccagaagaagtagaagaagtagaagaggTACCCGCAGAAgtagaagaagtggaagaggtaCCCGCAGAAgtagaagaagtggaagaggtaccagaagaagtggaagaggtaccagaagaagtggaagaagtagaagaggtaccagaagaagtggaagaagtggaagaagtagaagaagtAGAGGTACCAGCGGTAGTAGAAGTAGAAGTACCAGCGGTAGTAGAAGAAGAGGTGCcagaagaagtagaagaagaagaagaagaggaagaaccagtagaggaagaagatgTATTACAATTAGTAATACCATCGGAAGAAGATATACAATTAGACAAACCAAAGAAAGACGAATTAGGCTCTGGAATTTTATCTATCCTCGACGTGCACTACCAAGACGTTCCAAAGGAATTtatggaagaagaagaagaaactgCAGTGTATCCATTGAAACCAGAAGATTTTGCAAAGGAAGATTCACAATCTACAGAATGGCTCACATTCATTCAAGGCCTAGAAGGCGACTGGGAACGATTAGAAGTGAGCTTAAATAAGGCTAGAGAAAGATGGATGGAACAAAGAAATAAAGAATGGGCTGGCTGGCTTCgtttaattgaaaataaatggtCAGAATATAGTCAAATTTcaacaaaaggaaaggaCCCAGCTGGTTTGAGAAAACGAGAGTGGAGCGAcgagaaatggaaaaaatggttTAAAGCAGAAGTCAAATCCCAAATTGATTCACActtgaaaaaatggatgaaCGACACTCATTccaatttatttaaaattcttGTGAAAGATATGTCACAATTTGAAAACAAGAAAACCAAAGAATGGTTAATGAATCACTGGAAAAAGAACGAACGGGGTTATGGTTCTGAATCATTTGAAGTTATGACCACatcaaaattattaaatgtgGCTAAGAGTCGAGAATGGTACCGTGCCAATCCTAATATAAATAGAGAAAGAAGAGAACTCATGAAATGGTTTCTCCtaaaagaaaacgaataTTTAGGAcaagaatggaaaaaatggactcattggaaaaaagttaaattttttgtgttcAATTCAATGTGTACAACATTTTCTGGAAAACGCCTAACCAAGGAAGAATGGAATCAATTtgttaatgaaataaaagtttga